Proteins from a genomic interval of Scophthalmus maximus strain ysfricsl-2021 chromosome 22, ASM2237912v1, whole genome shotgun sequence:
- the trib1 gene encoding tribbles homolog 1 → MVNRSIRMNLQRGSPAPCVRAARVAHKRLDADEQPPAKCARLSAEAGDTQGLLGASPGAPGSPVPRPPSATHQGPSRIGAFLLLPLADRENVHSAMNTDTGDEVLCKVFDMGLYQEKIRAYGILPAHKNVAGIRDIILGECKAYVFLDKDFGDMHTLVKSCRRLDEEHACRLFRQVALAVAHCHQAGIVLGDLKLRKFVFTDEKRTQVRLESLEDCRVLEDPRNDSMSDTHGCPAYVSPEILSGSAPYSGKMADMWSLGVMLYTMLVGRYPFHDPDPATLFSKIRRGQCCLPEGLSPKAKCLLQSLLRKEPWERLTATELLAHPWFHQPPSSLEVALGEQEVSSAEQTVPSFDVEEDHDLFC, encoded by the exons ATGGTGAATCGGTCGATCAGGATGAACTTGCAGCGGGGCAGCCCGGCGCCCTGCGTCCGCGCCGCGAGAGTCGCGCACAAGCGGCTGGACGCGGACGAGCAGCCGCCGGCGAAATGCGCCCGGCTGAGCGCCGAGGCGGGGGACACGCAGGGGCTCCTGGGCGCCTCGCCCGGGGCCCCGGGCAGCCCCGTCCCGCGGCCCCCCTCGGCGACCCACCAGGGCCCGTCCAGGATAGGAGCGTTCCTGCTCCTGCCTCTGGCGGACCGGGAGAACGTGCACAGCGCGATGAACACCGACACCGGCGACGAGGTGCTGTGCAAG GTCTTTGATATGGGGCTGTACCAGGAGAAGATCAGAGCCTACGGGATACTGCCCGCCCACAAGAATGTGGCCGGCATCAGGGACATCATCCTTGGCGAATGCAAGGCCTACGTGTTCCTGGACAAAGACTTTGGGGACATGCACACTTTGGTGAAGAGCTGTCGCAGGCTTGACGAGGAGCACGCCTGCAGGCTCTTCCGTCAGGTGGCCCTGGCTGTGGCGCACTGCCATCAGGCTGGGATCGTGCTGGGGGACCTCAAACTGCGCAAGTTTGTCTTCACCGACGAGAAAAG GACACAGGTGAGACTAGAAAGCCTCGAGGACTGCCGCGTCCTGGAAGACCCAAGAAACGACTCCATGTCAGACACCCACGGCTGCCCCGCGTACGTCAGCCCAGAAATCCTCAGCGGCTCCGCGCCTTACTCCGGCAAGATGGCTGACATGTGGAGCCTGGGAGTCATGCTGTACACCATGCTGGTCGGCCGCTACCCCTTCCACGACCCGGACCCGGCCACGCTGTTTTCCAAAATCCGCAGAGGCCAGTGCTGTTTGCCAGAGGGCCTGTCGCCCAAGGCCAAGTGTCTGCTCCAGAGCCTTCTGAGGAAAGAACCCTGGGAGAGACTCACAGCGACTGAGCTGCTCGCTCATCCGTGGTTCCATCAGCCACCGTCGTCACTGGAAGTGGCACtgggagaacag